One window from the genome of bacterium encodes:
- a CDS encoding RraA family protein codes for MAVEQLGFRGFQTIRRPSPELIGRLARFAPPDLSDVMNGSYTVHPGIHPIYPVTRRIAGPAVTVAVPRGAFNVIKFGMQQTQPGDVMVVNAWGIDAFAVWGGNVSKGMQRRGIAGVVIDGAARDPEEAEAVDFPVFARHQATATPPLDGPGEVNVPVACGGVVVHPGDIVVADTNGIVVIPPAAADWVLRQAEGLKERHARVQPVLERGEVTAIDGIVDSLRKQGFAIDGEAPG; via the coding sequence ATGGCGGTAGAACAGCTTGGTTTTCGAGGATTTCAGACGATCCGTCGTCCGTCGCCGGAACTGATCGGCCGGCTCGCGCGGTTCGCCCCGCCGGACCTCTCCGACGTCATGAATGGATCCTATACGGTCCATCCGGGCATCCACCCCATCTACCCGGTCACGCGCCGAATCGCCGGACCGGCCGTGACCGTGGCCGTGCCCCGCGGGGCCTTCAACGTCATCAAGTTCGGCATGCAGCAGACGCAACCCGGCGACGTCATGGTGGTCAACGCGTGGGGGATCGACGCCTTCGCCGTGTGGGGCGGCAACGTCAGCAAAGGGATGCAGCGCCGCGGGATCGCCGGCGTCGTGATCGACGGCGCGGCGCGCGATCCGGAAGAGGCCGAGGCCGTCGATTTCCCCGTGTTCGCGCGACATCAGGCGACGGCAACGCCCCCGCTCGACGGGCCGGGAGAAGTGAATGTACCGGTCGCGTGCGGCGGCGTGGTGGTCCATCCCGGAGACATCGTCGTCGCGGACACCAACGGCATCGTCGTCATCCCGCCGGCCGCGGCGGACTGGGTGCTGCGGCAGGCCGAAGGCTTGAAGGAGCGCCACGCCCGCGTCCAGCCGGTGCTCGAGCGCGGCGAGGTCACCGCCATCGACGGCATCGTCGACTCGCTGCGGAAACAGGGCTTCGCCATTGACGGTGAGGCACCGGGCTAA
- a CDS encoding succinylglutamate desuccinylase/aspartoacylase family protein, which produces MTTRLAEWIDVASLPPASRHSFDLAVAPLAGGSWLTVPVEVIVGSRPTPRLVAIAGVHGDEPDGMLALLDFARQTDPAALRGSVVLVPVANPPAFAAHQRRSPLDDLDLNRTFPGRSDGTPSERLAYRLVSDILAGADLVFTLHSWYATGMVVPHVEVPGGDDAVSGRSWEAAGAAGFTRIRRGDWPAGVLGLAAAARGIPVLEAEIGGQGMSTPENRSAYVEHLTRLLRHLGIMDGEATPSPNIEALGRGLVHAPVGGMLRLNVRLGDYVEAGSVLASITNLHGEQVAEMRAPYAGLVAAVRRFVSVNPGDIVFALYPRR; this is translated from the coding sequence ATGACGACGCGCCTGGCCGAGTGGATCGACGTCGCGAGTTTGCCGCCGGCGTCCCGTCATTCGTTCGACCTGGCGGTGGCGCCGCTGGCCGGCGGGTCGTGGCTCACGGTCCCGGTGGAGGTCATCGTCGGATCGCGCCCGACCCCTCGTCTCGTGGCCATCGCCGGCGTGCACGGCGACGAGCCCGACGGCATGCTGGCGCTGCTGGACTTTGCCCGGCAGACCGACCCGGCCGCGCTCCGCGGTTCGGTCGTGCTGGTGCCCGTCGCCAACCCGCCCGCGTTTGCGGCCCACCAACGGCGCAGCCCGCTGGACGATCTCGACCTCAATCGAACCTTTCCGGGTAGATCCGATGGGACGCCGTCGGAACGGCTGGCCTACCGTCTTGTCAGCGACATCCTGGCCGGTGCGGATCTCGTCTTCACGTTGCACAGCTGGTACGCGACCGGGATGGTCGTGCCGCACGTGGAGGTGCCGGGCGGCGACGACGCCGTGTCCGGGCGGAGTTGGGAGGCGGCGGGGGCGGCCGGTTTCACGCGCATTCGCAGAGGAGACTGGCCGGCGGGCGTTCTCGGCCTGGCGGCCGCTGCGCGCGGCATTCCGGTGCTCGAGGCGGAGATCGGCGGCCAGGGAATGTCCACTCCGGAGAACCGCAGCGCTTACGTCGAGCACCTCACCCGTCTCCTGCGGCACCTCGGCATCATGGACGGCGAAGCGACGCCCAGCCCGAATATCGAGGCGCTCGGCCGGGGACTCGTCCACGCCCCGGTGGGCGGGATGCTGCGGCTCAACGTCCGGTTGGGTGACTACGTGGAAGCGGGAAGCGTTCTGGCGTCGATCACGAACCTTCACGGCGAGCAGGTGGCGGAGATGCGCGCTCCCTACGCAGGGTTGGTTGCCGCGGTCCGCAGATTTGTCTCTGTGAATCCCGGCGACATCGTCTTCGCGCTGTATCCGCGCCGGTAG
- a CDS encoding 2-dehydropantoate 2-reductase N-terminal domain-containing protein, which produces MAKITIVGCGAIGGLAGFYMARAGEPVLFVDQNADHVRAIRERGISVNGFYGPMAVGPQRAATPAELDEPLDGLVFLACKSQATRDAVRGIVERLAPGGCVVSLQNGMNEDLIAEAVGRERTMGALPDYGGAYLDPGLLEAVHAGVVYVGELDGRITPRVREAARLLGIGPNKCELLTDIVGRVWTKQVYNSQIVPTALIDEKAVLADRRVQRLAGAAVREAMKVSDAAGIRLHEDEWFHPELYRPTTPEGTARLFAAYDRLVQHLSGHKLTTPPGGYQYVKKASGIHWDIAYRRRKSEADHLLVTCVADRYGVEVPLNRKVIQMINELEAGTRKMGWHNIDEGNAYAQEIGVALP; this is translated from the coding sequence ATGGCCAAGATCACGATCGTAGGGTGCGGCGCCATCGGCGGGTTGGCGGGGTTCTACATGGCCCGCGCCGGGGAGCCGGTGCTGTTCGTCGATCAAAACGCGGACCACGTCCGCGCGATCCGGGAGCGCGGCATCAGCGTCAACGGCTTCTACGGGCCGATGGCCGTGGGACCGCAGCGCGCCGCGACGCCGGCCGAGCTCGACGAGCCGCTCGACGGGCTGGTGTTTCTCGCGTGCAAGTCGCAGGCGACTCGGGACGCCGTGCGCGGGATCGTGGAGCGTCTCGCGCCGGGCGGGTGCGTCGTGTCGCTGCAGAACGGCATGAACGAAGATCTGATCGCCGAGGCCGTCGGGCGCGAGCGCACCATGGGTGCCCTGCCGGACTACGGCGGCGCGTACCTCGACCCCGGATTGCTCGAAGCGGTCCACGCCGGCGTGGTGTACGTGGGCGAGCTCGACGGGCGCATCACGCCGAGGGTGCGCGAGGCGGCGCGTCTCCTCGGCATCGGTCCCAACAAGTGCGAGCTGCTGACCGACATCGTGGGGCGCGTGTGGACCAAGCAGGTCTACAATTCGCAGATCGTCCCGACCGCGCTCATCGACGAGAAGGCGGTGCTGGCCGACCGCCGCGTGCAGCGGCTCGCGGGCGCGGCCGTGCGCGAGGCGATGAAGGTCTCGGACGCCGCGGGCATCCGGCTGCACGAAGACGAGTGGTTCCATCCGGAGCTCTACCGTCCGACGACGCCCGAGGGAACCGCGCGGCTGTTCGCGGCCTACGACCGGCTCGTCCAGCACCTCTCCGGCCACAAATTGACGACCCCGCCCGGCGGCTACCAGTACGTAAAAAAGGCGAGCGGCATTCACTGGGACATCGCCTACCGCAGGCGCAAGAGCGAGGCGGACCACCTCCTGGTGACGTGCGTCGCGGACCGCTACGGGGTGGAGGTCCCGCTCAACCGCAAAGTCATCCAGATGATCAACGAGCTGGAGGCGGGCACGCGGAAGATGGGCTGGCACAACATCGACGAAGGGAATGCGTACGCCCAGGAGATAGGTGTCGCGCTTCCATGA
- a CDS encoding peptide ABC transporter substrate-binding protein, which produces MNRHVLRPLLRFAVLCFAAPALALVARPVAPPAAGAGISQMVVAYYIEPDTLNPYATHVLSAKELDVVEGFEATDDQMQYLPHLVREVPNLTNGGVKLTADAMTVTWRLKPGLKWSDGQPVTSADAAFTYKTMIDPSFRVDSRAGWGLIAAVDTPDPLTVVARFKEPYGAYRDLFRYLLPKHVLDGHDINTYAAYNRSPVTTAPYVVQEWVPGQYLTTVANPNYRDAAKGLPHIKKIVWRFVSDSNTRINMLRTREAQIAWALPFDQIKPLQSASGIKVVVHPLNAWMHFDFNLHRTLFQDVRLRQAVAYAVNKQDIVAGVLGGLGRPAGPPVTPLSWAYNPNAYKQYRYDAAKAKQLIAEAGWAPGTDGIVRKDGKPLAFTNCNSVGDATQDRVQQVIQAELRAVGLGMQIHNYSPTVYGQIRFQGECDTLFHRWIVPAYPSLSQFYASDAMPPNGLNEDFYASEEFTDTIRRAERTIDQPAAKKLFWQAQEILGRDLPSIPIYYLYGAQATTTQMRGLVGNPTNDGDGWNMEQWVLEP; this is translated from the coding sequence ATGAACCGACATGTTCTTCGGCCTCTGCTCCGATTCGCGGTGCTGTGCTTCGCCGCGCCGGCCCTGGCGCTCGTTGCGCGGCCCGTGGCGCCGCCGGCGGCCGGCGCCGGGATCTCGCAAATGGTGGTCGCCTACTACATCGAGCCCGACACGCTCAACCCCTACGCGACCCACGTGCTCTCGGCGAAGGAGCTGGACGTCGTCGAAGGCTTCGAGGCCACCGACGACCAGATGCAGTACCTCCCGCATCTGGTCCGCGAGGTGCCGAACCTGACGAACGGCGGGGTCAAGCTCACCGCCGACGCCATGACCGTCACGTGGCGGCTCAAGCCCGGCCTGAAGTGGAGCGACGGCCAACCGGTGACCTCGGCCGACGCCGCGTTCACGTACAAGACGATGATCGATCCCTCGTTTCGGGTCGACAGCCGGGCGGGGTGGGGGCTGATCGCCGCGGTGGACACACCGGATCCGCTCACCGTGGTCGCGCGGTTCAAGGAGCCGTACGGCGCCTATCGCGACCTGTTCCGCTACCTGCTGCCCAAGCACGTGCTCGACGGACACGACATCAACACCTACGCTGCCTACAACCGGTCGCCGGTCACGACCGCGCCGTACGTCGTGCAGGAGTGGGTGCCCGGTCAGTACCTGACGACCGTGGCGAATCCCAACTACCGCGACGCGGCCAAGGGGCTGCCGCACATCAAGAAGATCGTCTGGCGGTTCGTGTCGGACTCGAACACGCGGATCAACATGCTGCGCACCCGCGAGGCGCAGATCGCCTGGGCGCTGCCGTTCGACCAGATCAAGCCGCTGCAGTCGGCGTCCGGGATCAAAGTCGTCGTGCATCCGCTGAACGCCTGGATGCACTTCGACTTCAACCTTCACCGGACGCTGTTCCAGGACGTCCGGCTCCGGCAGGCGGTCGCGTACGCGGTCAACAAGCAGGACATCGTGGCCGGCGTGCTCGGAGGGCTCGGCCGGCCGGCCGGGCCGCCCGTCACGCCGCTGTCGTGGGCGTATAACCCGAACGCCTACAAGCAGTACCGGTACGACGCGGCCAAAGCCAAGCAGCTGATCGCGGAAGCGGGGTGGGCGCCCGGCACCGACGGCATCGTGCGCAAGGACGGCAAACCGCTCGCGTTCACGAACTGCAACAGTGTCGGCGACGCGACGCAGGACCGGGTGCAGCAGGTGATCCAGGCGGAGTTGCGCGCCGTGGGGCTGGGGATGCAGATTCACAACTACTCGCCGACCGTGTACGGGCAGATCCGGTTCCAGGGCGAGTGCGACACGCTGTTCCACCGCTGGATCGTGCCGGCCTATCCCTCGCTCTCGCAGTTCTACGCGTCGGACGCGATGCCGCCGAACGGTTTGAACGAGGACTTCTACGCCAGCGAGGAGTTCACGGACACGATCCGCCGGGCGGAGCGGACGATCGACCAGCCCGCGGCGAAGAAGCTGTTCTGGCAGGCCCAGGAGATCCTCGGCCGGGATCTCCCGTCGATTCCCATCTACTACCTGTACGGGGCGCAGGCCACGACGACCCAGATGCGCGGGCTCGTCGGCAACCCGACGAACGACGGCGACGGCTGGAACATGGAGCAGTGGGTGCTCGAGCCTTAA
- a CDS encoding ABC transporter permease: protein MSVRAAVLPFRRSGLWLDAWRRFTRDRLALAGGIVLAVLALAAAAAPLLTRYAPNEVDLKQLDAAPSASHWFGTDDLGRDEFSRTLYAGRVSLSIGIAVAIVAASAGTTVGALAGYYGRLADAALMRFTDVALSVPPLPLIIVLSAVVKPSPQILVLIIAGVGWMGTARLVRSAFLSIRETEYVEAARAAGCGSLRIILRHALPNSLAPVIVAASLAVGNAIITESVLSFLGVGIQPPTASWGNMLQNAQSTMATKPWLSIFPGVLILLSVLSVNGLGDGLRDAMDVRAKQ from the coding sequence GTGAGCGTGCGCGCCGCCGTCCTGCCGTTCCGGCGGTCCGGCCTGTGGCTCGACGCGTGGCGGCGGTTCACGCGCGACCGGCTCGCGCTTGCGGGCGGGATCGTGCTCGCCGTGCTGGCGCTCGCCGCCGCGGCCGCCCCGCTGCTGACCCGGTACGCGCCCAACGAGGTGGACTTGAAGCAGCTCGACGCGGCGCCGTCCGCGTCCCACTGGTTCGGGACCGACGATTTGGGCCGGGACGAGTTCAGCCGCACGCTGTACGCGGGCCGCGTCTCGCTGTCGATCGGGATCGCGGTCGCGATCGTGGCGGCCTCCGCCGGCACCACGGTCGGCGCGCTGGCCGGATACTACGGCCGGCTCGCCGACGCCGCGCTCATGCGCTTCACCGACGTCGCGCTCTCGGTGCCGCCGCTGCCGCTCATCATCGTGCTGTCCGCGGTGGTGAAGCCGTCGCCGCAGATCCTCGTGCTGATCATCGCCGGCGTCGGCTGGATGGGGACGGCGCGTCTCGTGCGGAGCGCGTTTCTGTCGATCCGCGAGACCGAGTACGTCGAGGCGGCCCGGGCGGCGGGCTGCGGCAGCCTGCGCATCATCCTCCGCCACGCGCTGCCGAACAGCCTCGCCCCGGTGATCGTCGCGGCGAGCCTGGCGGTGGGCAACGCGATCATCACCGAATCGGTGCTGTCGTTCCTCGGCGTCGGGATCCAGCCGCCCACGGCCTCGTGGGGCAACATGCTGCAGAACGCGCAGTCCACAATGGCGACCAAGCCGTGGCTCTCGATCTTCCCGGGCGTGCTCATTCTATTGAGCGTGTTGAGCGTCAACGGCCTGGGCGACGGCCTGCGGGATGCGATGGACGTGCGGGCGAAGCAGTAG
- a CDS encoding ABC transporter permease, which translates to MTTFVLRRALGVVPLLAGVSMILFGLLQAIPGGPLAVYLNNPFITGRDLALLRHQFGLDQPVYVQYIRWFGAYAAGHWGVSYSSGQPVAGLIAGRLPATLLLMGTALVLALAFAVSAGAYSAVRQYSAFDYAITVFSFLGISMPVFWFGLMLQLVIAVHFGWLPVAGFGSGGGWGDVARHLVLPSVTLALFTAGRWSRFTRAGVLEVLGQDYIRTARAKGLPERRVVYRHALRNGLIPVVTIVALDLAALVSGAVVTETVFAWPGMGNLLIQSISSVDYPTLLAILMLSSFAIVVSNFIADVLYVVLDPRIVYR; encoded by the coding sequence ATGACGACCTTCGTGCTGCGCCGCGCGCTCGGCGTCGTCCCGCTCTTGGCCGGCGTCTCGATGATCCTCTTTGGACTCCTGCAGGCGATTCCCGGCGGCCCGCTCGCCGTCTACCTCAACAACCCGTTCATCACCGGCCGCGATCTCGCGCTGCTCCGGCACCAGTTCGGGCTCGATCAGCCGGTGTACGTGCAGTACATTCGGTGGTTCGGCGCGTACGCGGCCGGCCACTGGGGGGTCAGCTATTCCTCGGGCCAGCCGGTCGCCGGGCTCATCGCGGGGCGCCTGCCGGCCACGCTGCTGCTGATGGGCACCGCGCTGGTGCTGGCGCTGGCGTTCGCGGTGAGCGCCGGGGCCTACAGCGCGGTGCGGCAGTACTCCGCGTTCGACTACGCCATCACCGTCTTCTCGTTTCTCGGCATCTCGATGCCGGTCTTTTGGTTCGGGCTGATGCTGCAGCTCGTGATCGCCGTTCATTTCGGCTGGCTGCCGGTCGCCGGCTTCGGCAGCGGCGGCGGCTGGGGCGATGTCGCGCGGCACCTGGTGCTCCCGAGCGTGACGCTCGCGCTGTTCACCGCCGGGCGGTGGAGCCGGTTCACGCGCGCCGGCGTCCTCGAGGTGCTGGGCCAGGACTACATCCGCACCGCCCGCGCGAAAGGGCTGCCGGAGCGGCGCGTCGTCTACCGCCACGCGCTGCGAAACGGCCTCATCCCCGTCGTCACGATCGTCGCGCTGGACCTGGCCGCCCTCGTCTCCGGCGCGGTCGTGACGGAGACGGTGTTCGCCTGGCCGGGCATGGGCAATCTCCTGATCCAGTCGATCTCGAGCGTGGACTATCCCACGCTGCTCGCGATTCTGATGCTGAGCTCGTTCGCCATCGTGGTGTCGAACTTCATCGCGGACGTGCTGTACGTCGTCCTCGATCCGAGGATCGTGTACCGGTGA
- a CDS encoding amidohydrolase family protein, which translates to METAATLIKAGRLIDGTGGPVQRDVAVLVEGGRITHVRPAAAAPPAGDGLVVHDHPDFTLMPGLIDTHDHIAHFGHDFRRRFNLAPSLAVLQVARWATETLLAGITTFRDAAGADLGLKMAIDEGLLAGPRMLISLVIITQTGGHGDLIQPCGLTSDFPRLPGVPDGIADGPDECRKKVREIIRLGADWIKIATTGGVGSPRGGPATRQFTLDELRAMVDEAHAAGKGVMVHAHGGDGLKICLEAGVDSIEHAAVADEADIERMARQGVWLVPTLSVTRRMKERLDADPRALPAYVAAKLPLVLKTQQRNFRRALEAGVKIAMGTDAGALGHAQNGRELPYMVEAGMTPMQAIVASTGAAASLLGMAGELGTVEAGKRADLILVDGDPLEDIAAVADPARIKLVMKDGTVYKSPEPAPAKVLRRA; encoded by the coding sequence ATGGAGACGGCGGCGACGCTGATCAAGGCGGGACGTTTGATCGACGGCACCGGCGGTCCGGTCCAGCGGGACGTCGCCGTCCTGGTCGAGGGCGGCCGCATCACGCACGTTCGGCCCGCCGCGGCGGCGCCGCCGGCCGGCGACGGGCTCGTGGTGCACGACCATCCGGACTTCACCCTGATGCCTGGGCTTATCGACACCCACGACCACATCGCGCACTTCGGCCACGACTTCCGCCGGCGGTTCAACCTGGCGCCCAGTCTGGCCGTCCTGCAGGTCGCCCGTTGGGCCACCGAGACGCTGCTCGCCGGCATCACCACGTTCCGCGACGCCGCGGGCGCGGACCTCGGCTTGAAGATGGCGATCGACGAGGGATTGCTGGCCGGTCCGCGGATGCTGATCAGCCTCGTGATCATCACGCAGACCGGGGGCCACGGCGACCTGATCCAGCCGTGCGGCCTCACGTCGGACTTTCCGCGGCTGCCGGGCGTGCCCGACGGGATCGCCGACGGCCCCGACGAGTGCCGCAAGAAGGTCCGCGAAATCATCCGGCTGGGAGCCGACTGGATCAAGATCGCCACCACCGGCGGCGTCGGCTCGCCGCGCGGCGGGCCGGCGACGCGGCAGTTCACCCTCGACGAGCTCCGCGCGATGGTGGACGAGGCGCACGCCGCGGGCAAGGGCGTGATGGTGCACGCGCACGGCGGCGACGGACTCAAGATCTGCCTCGAGGCGGGCGTCGATTCGATCGAGCACGCCGCGGTCGCGGACGAGGCGGACATCGAGCGGATGGCGCGCCAGGGCGTGTGGCTCGTCCCGACGCTCAGCGTCACACGCCGGATGAAAGAACGCCTCGACGCCGACCCGCGGGCCCTCCCGGCCTACGTCGCGGCCAAGCTGCCGCTCGTCTTGAAGACGCAGCAGCGCAACTTCCGCCGGGCCCTCGAGGCCGGCGTCAAGATCGCGATGGGGACGGACGCCGGCGCCCTCGGCCACGCGCAGAACGGCCGGGAGCTCCCCTACATGGTCGAGGCGGGGATGACGCCGATGCAGGCGATCGTCGCGAGCACCGGCGCGGCGGCCTCGCTGCTCGGCATGGCGGGCGAACTCGGCACCGTCGAGGCGGGCAAACGGGCGGATCTGATCCTGGTCGACGGCGACCCGCTGGAGGACATCGCCGCCGTCGCGGACCCGGCGCGCATCAAGCTCGTGATGAAGGACGGCACCGTCTACAAATCCCCCGAGCCGGCACCGGCGAAGGTCCTCCGGAGGGCGTAG
- a CDS encoding creatininase family protein: MARKWNLALMSYKEIGAIPKDRAVLMVPIGCVEQHGPAGYTGADTVLAEYLCRQTAEGLADVYVAPPLWYGYTPYTAFPGTVTLRLETLEALVRDVIGGYAAHGFRHIIVVNNHGPNEAAIEPVAAEMRRRHGIVLGILYPWRLAEYVGRGVIPDAAKVFGHGGEPTISVMMGLHPEAVVKDGHAETRGYVKYDGPIAATSYRTAAFQGFSIGLFSEAADVLPSGASGDWTVASEEHGREILDRMVTYAREFVPAFLRLSQANQAAAGRD; the protein is encoded by the coding sequence ATGGCCCGCAAGTGGAACCTCGCGCTGATGAGCTACAAGGAGATCGGCGCGATCCCCAAGGACCGCGCCGTGCTCATGGTGCCGATCGGATGCGTCGAGCAGCACGGTCCGGCCGGGTACACCGGCGCCGACACCGTGCTCGCCGAATATCTCTGCCGGCAGACGGCGGAAGGCCTCGCGGACGTCTACGTCGCGCCGCCGCTGTGGTACGGATACACTCCGTACACCGCATTTCCCGGCACGGTGACGCTGCGCCTCGAGACTCTCGAAGCCCTGGTCCGGGACGTCATCGGAGGATACGCGGCCCACGGCTTCCGCCACATCATCGTCGTGAACAACCACGGTCCGAACGAGGCGGCGATCGAGCCGGTCGCGGCGGAGATGCGCCGGCGGCACGGCATCGTGCTCGGCATCCTGTATCCGTGGCGGCTTGCCGAGTACGTCGGTCGCGGGGTCATCCCGGACGCCGCGAAAGTCTTTGGCCATGGCGGGGAGCCGACGATCTCGGTCATGATGGGGCTCCACCCGGAGGCCGTCGTAAAGGACGGACACGCCGAAACGCGGGGCTACGTGAAGTACGACGGACCGATCGCGGCCACGTCGTACCGCACGGCGGCGTTTCAGGGATTCTCGATCGGCCTGTTCAGCGAGGCCGCGGACGTGCTGCCGAGCGGGGCCAGCGGGGACTGGACCGTGGCGTCCGAGGAGCACGGCCGCGAGATCCTCGACCGTATGGTGACGTACGCGCGGGAGTTCGTGCCGGCGTTTCTGCGCTTGAGTCAGGCGAACCAGGCGGCCGCGGGACGAGACTGA
- a CDS encoding SDR family oxidoreductase: MDLGLRNHVAVVTGGTRGIGRAICRSLVAEGCHVSLCARDRREIDETVAALSGPNARVRGDVADVTVEGDLERMTEATAAEFGEIHHVVANVGGMIRRATLEATAEDWLRTFDLNVGHSIRAIRAALPHMRAREECSIAIIASVSGSKPGTHAQYGAAKAAEIFLAGSLARELASHRIRINTISPGSILFPGGGWDRFSREQGARFQAFVEREFPWQRLGTAEEVADVVAFVLSPRARWINGTNVAVDGAQNNPSV, from the coding sequence GTGGATCTCGGACTGCGCAATCACGTCGCCGTGGTCACCGGCGGCACGCGAGGCATCGGACGGGCGATCTGCCGGTCGCTCGTCGCGGAGGGATGTCACGTCAGCCTGTGCGCCCGCGACCGGCGCGAGATCGACGAGACGGTGGCGGCGCTCAGCGGTCCCAACGCGCGCGTTCGCGGGGACGTCGCCGACGTCACCGTGGAGGGCGACCTCGAGCGGATGACCGAAGCCACGGCGGCCGAGTTTGGCGAGATCCACCACGTGGTCGCGAACGTCGGCGGCATGATCCGCCGGGCGACGCTCGAGGCGACGGCGGAAGACTGGCTGCGTACCTTCGACCTCAACGTCGGCCATTCGATTCGCGCGATCCGCGCGGCCCTGCCGCACATGCGGGCCCGCGAAGAGTGCAGCATCGCCATCATCGCGTCGGTCTCGGGGTCGAAGCCGGGGACCCACGCGCAGTACGGCGCGGCCAAGGCCGCCGAGATCTTTCTCGCCGGGTCGCTGGCGCGCGAACTCGCCTCCCACCGGATCCGCATCAACACGATCAGCCCGGGCTCCATCCTCTTTCCCGGCGGAGGGTGGGACCGGTTCAGCCGGGAACAGGGAGCGCGATTCCAGGCGTTCGTGGAGCGCGAATTCCCGTGGCAGCGGCTCGGCACCGCGGAAGAAGTGGCCGACGTGGTCGCGTTCGTGCTGTCGCCGCGCGCGCGCTGGATCAACGGGACCAACGTGGCGGTCGACGGCGCGCAGAACAATCCAAGCGTGTGA
- a CDS encoding ABC transporter substrate-binding protein, translated as MKRSISRRRFLSTVALGAGGAILAPQTARAAARPGGTLICGWEAEPGAFDNDIDRGAVTRTLLHNIYDRLVDRDMTVKANQPLVGNLATSWQVSPDARTYTFKLRQGVKFHDGTPFDAEAVKFNIDRDSDPSHKYYSKAGAGSLKLGYGGLDSVTVVDKYTLRIVHKEPFADFLPVLAFGTYSIASPAAIQRYGNDDYPNHPVGTGPFKYAGREKGVKVTFERNPDYWAGAPVLDSFIVHPLPEAVTRVTALQTGEVDWINAVNPDSMAAVKSNANLVLDLAQLPNTWGYIPNHKYPPTTKRPLRQAMSWAIDRETLARDVMKGLASPAKGTHAPGTPGYDPNITGYGYDPAKARQLLAAAGFPNGLPLEVWIPAGGAGSPFGIQMNEFIQQNFKAVGINATFSQQEFQTFQNNMANGIQRNVNALQVGFSVDEFVNLQRMFRSDLQPPNGNTNPGWYGNASVDRQLKRALGTTNDAQRRQLYFQIEQTVVDDAAWVFVVNQKAARAWNKKVKGFVNPNSYMFTFRTVSLGA; from the coding sequence GTGAAGCGTTCGATCAGCCGTCGCCGTTTTCTCTCCACCGTCGCGCTCGGGGCCGGCGGCGCGATCCTGGCTCCGCAGACCGCGCGCGCGGCCGCGAGACCGGGCGGCACGCTGATCTGCGGCTGGGAGGCCGAACCCGGGGCGTTCGACAACGACATCGACCGCGGCGCGGTCACCCGCACGCTGCTCCACAACATCTACGACCGCCTCGTGGATCGCGACATGACCGTCAAGGCCAACCAGCCGCTGGTGGGCAACCTTGCCACGTCCTGGCAAGTCTCGCCCGACGCGAGGACGTATACGTTCAAGCTGCGGCAGGGCGTGAAGTTTCACGACGGGACGCCGTTCGACGCCGAGGCCGTGAAGTTCAACATCGACCGCGACTCGGATCCGAGCCACAAGTACTACAGCAAAGCCGGCGCCGGCAGCCTGAAGCTGGGGTACGGCGGCCTCGACAGCGTGACGGTCGTCGACAAATACACCCTTCGCATCGTGCACAAGGAGCCGTTTGCCGACTTCCTGCCGGTGCTGGCGTTCGGGACCTATTCGATTGCGAGTCCGGCCGCGATTCAAAGGTACGGCAACGACGACTATCCCAACCATCCGGTGGGCACCGGGCCGTTCAAGTACGCCGGCCGCGAAAAGGGCGTCAAGGTGACCTTCGAGCGCAACCCGGACTATTGGGCGGGGGCGCCGGTCCTCGACAGCTTCATCGTCCACCCTCTGCCCGAAGCGGTCACGCGCGTGACGGCGCTCCAGACCGGCGAAGTCGACTGGATCAACGCGGTCAACCCGGACAGCATGGCCGCGGTCAAGTCCAACGCGAATCTCGTGCTCGACCTGGCGCAGCTCCCGAACACCTGGGGCTACATTCCGAACCACAAGTATCCGCCGACGACCAAGCGCCCGCTGCGCCAGGCGATGAGCTGGGCCATCGACCGCGAGACACTGGCCCGCGACGTGATGAAAGGCCTGGCGTCGCCGGCGAAAGGCACCCACGCCCCGGGCACGCCGGGATACGATCCCAACATCACCGGGTACGGCTACGACCCCGCGAAGGCCCGGCAGCTCCTGGCCGCGGCGGGATTCCCGAATGGCCTGCCGCTCGAGGTCTGGATCCCGGCGGGCGGCGCGGGCTCGCCGTTCGGCATCCAGATGAACGAGTTCATCCAGCAGAATTTCAAGGCGGTCGGGATCAACGCGACGTTTTCGCAGCAAGAGTTCCAGACGTTCCAAAACAACATGGCCAACGGCATCCAGCGCAACGTCAACGCGCTGCAGGTGGGCTTCAGCGTCGACGAGTTCGTCAATCTGCAGCGGATGTTCCGCAGCGACCTCCAGCCGCCCAACGGCAACACGAACCCGGGCTGGTACGGCAACGCCTCGGTCGACAGGCAGTTGAAGAGGGCGCTCGGCACGACCAATGACGCGCAGCGCCGGCAGCTCTACTTCCAGATCGAGCAAACCGTCGTAGACGACGCCGCGTGGGTGTTCGTGGTCAACCAGAAAGCCGCCCGCGCCTGGAACAAGAAAGTCAAAGGGTTCGTGAACCCGAACTCCTACATGTTCACCTTCCGGACGGTGTCGCTCGGCGCCTGA